From the Populus nigra chromosome 13, ddPopNigr1.1, whole genome shotgun sequence genome, the window ACCTTCATTCTCTTCAATCTTTCATTTGTGGCTCTCTCTGTCTCTACAGTCACACATAAGGTTGCCAATTTCTGATCATGAATGAAGCacacaataaatattaaaattaacacCAAATAAGTGCCTCACAAAGCAAAGATGCAGGAGAACAAAGCCAGGTTTCAAAACTAGTAAACTAATGGAACATACGTTTTTCAAACGTCTTCTTTCCTTCAATAGCAAACCCTCCTCCTCTCTAAGCTCAACTAAATTCTGCCAGCaaccaaacaatttaaaacaccATGAGATAGAATTCCAAAATATTATACGCGTATTAGACAAGGCAATGCAaaggataattatttttttaatgtcatcatACATCCAGATTGGATATTACTTGACAGCATAAGTAATATTGTCACATACAGAACCACCTACATCAGTTGAATGCttgcctttagttttttaaggGTGATAGCAAAACAACAATAGATGGACAGAAAAGCTGGTTTAAAGCTAACTCAACCACTAAAACCATTTGCCAGACTCAGATAGTTTCTAGAACCAACTAAAAAGATTCTAAAACACCCATAAAGAAATTGATCAAAACCAATGCATGCATCACTTTACATGCAATATAAGAAACTTGTATTACCTTCTTCTTTCTTGACCTCTTGGTGGTTGGCGTTTCACTTGTAACGGCAACCTGATACATGAACCAAAATGAGACAGCCTTAGTTAACAGACTTAATATTTTGCTGCCAgccacataataaataaaaaggagaatACGTAAAAGATTACAGTTATCTGTACACAAGCATGTACTATGTATGCATAcaaacatgcatgcatgcatgagtCAAATCAAGTTACTTTCCGCGTTTCAAGAATATCATTCATGATCATGTAAGAAACACTCTTTGCTCGGTTCCCTTTGAAGGGGGGCATGGAAGCGCTACATTCTATTCTATCCGAATGCCAGCTACTGTGAGTGTCATGTAAAACACAGACATGCACGCACAGCAACCATGACCATTCACATTCAATTCATTGACCCACTCCATGCTTTTCGGTAAGAAACAAATTTCTCCTAGCGTCTAAAATGCAACACAAAAGGaggatgataaaaataatatacagtTTTTATTTCTCTGTTTGCTATAAGGGTATGCTAGTTATACTATAAGGTTTTTGAGCTAGGAATATCAATATACCAAATACCAAGCATAACCCAACAGGTCAGCTTATATATACCATAAACTTGGTTCAATGTGGTCCCCACTTCAAGACCAACCAATTTGCCACCTAAAAGCATCACACTTTCCTCTTCATTTCAGCCGAAGgattttcattttgaaaaagaCATTTATTTGACCAAGAAATTCTTACCCTTTTTAGACCCCCACCGAACCCtaagatgacaaaaaaaacaaagagaaaagctATCAAAACAGCCTGTCACTTGCTACAAAACCCACAACCCAATCAACAATTTCAACTCTGTCACAAGTTTTAAGCCCAGCTAGATGCATGTCTGTCACGTGAGAAAAGAacaagatttttgttttagCGCCCGCAGGAAGTGGGAAACTGCGGCTACACACACCAAATCATATCTCCAACAAAGTGCGCACAACCACTAACACTATCACACCTATTTCGCCACGAAAACACGCCACCCATAAAAACAGCTGCGCCTGCTGCTGCCGCTGCCGCTGCCGCCTCCACTTTCCATGATGACTAAACTGCCCTTCATCGCCATGTCACATAAAGCACACTGAGTTTGACTATGAGTAATGTCAGTTTCGTCATTTTACATATCCGTATCCAATCCATGTGCATATCCATCCCTCTACGTCTATGGTTACTAACCCGACAACTATCTTAGATTCTGGAAGAAAACTCGTTGACAAAAATGCCCTTCAAAAAAAGGGTATTTTCGTACCTTTAAAAGGCACCCGAATGGAAGTCGCACTCTCTCCTTCTAAacacaagaatataaaagtgaAAGAAGGGCATCTCAGTCAAAATGACTTGAAACGGTGAGATTGTTAGCCGGAGAATTTACAGACCCTGGTGTTCATATTCATGAAGGATCCCATGGGCAAAATcagtatttaaaataaaataaaaaagaattcctAAACCGTaactgaaagaaaaataaatatcacgTTTTCAAAGGGCAATCTCGTCCCactgaaaaagaaacaaaagaatgcCACCAGGAAACCACCGAGACCAACTCACCGtgtcagaaagaaagaaagaaagccaaACAAACCTTAGATCTCGAGGTGGCAAACAACTTAGAGGGAAGACTAGTTGTAGCTTCATCAAAACCGTCGCCACCACCGCTGACGGAGGTGGCACAGCTAAAAGAAAGCGGAGTGGTAGGACTAGCATGAGCAGAGGAATCAGAACCCTTTTTCCTCCTGGTCATCAATACATGCTTAGAAGAAGAGCGTCGTTGTCTAACGCTCCAGTCCACACTCAAAGCCAGAACGGCTCCTTCCTTAACCAAATCCGGCGGAAAATGACGTCGTCGACGTGGTGCAGGGAGTGGCTCTGGCTGGTTCAGCTTTAAAAGTAGCTCCACCACCAAACTGTCATCGGTCATAGCTACTTGAACCCACTCGTCTTCTACGGTCATATTGCTTCGGTGTTAGTGTCTTCTCTGCTCCCCCTTTATCTTCTGtggttttagagagagaaagggaggattttagagagagagaggcgggATCTTCGTGTGTGAAGAAAATGGAGGTTGCAAGTGGTGTCTGTTGACAATAATAAGGTGGTTAGCAGCACtttctatatttttgtttttgtggatTATTTgcatttattgtttgtttttattttatttatttgtgtgagTAAGTGTTTGATAGAAGGATGGATGGatcgtttgtttttgttttttttttaagtgggcCCAGTAAGGGTGCAGATGAAGCAAACGTGGAAGAACTGGttagggttttggttctgtACCGGTCCGGATTCGATGAAGAAATaaggggggaaaaaagaaaatatcaattgacccgttaaaaattcaagttaatttgaTGGTCCAGCCAAAATTTAGCTCTAAACTCgatattgtttaaattttttaaaaataaaattaaagaataactCTTTCATGACTTAAATCTTACTCGATTATGGTTTGGTgggtgagaaaaaaactgaaaaaccgattaaaccgagaaaaccagaaaaaaataatcaaaaaagtcaaaccgtaaaaaaaaccgattaaaatgattaaaattttaaaaaaatcaattggttcggttcggttttagttttatacatctaaaaccgaaaaaccaaattgaacccaaaccgaaaaaaaccaaaaaaaatcgagccaaactgaaaaacCAAGTTAAACCGGTTTGAgccggtttttgtcctaaaaaaacttaacagaaccgaaaccggtcagtttgaacTGATTTCTGTTCGATttcgatttttttaaacaaaattcagtttaattattttttttaaataaaaaccgaacgtaatctaaaataataaccACTAGCTTCGGGTTATTATTATAAGAATTGATATGGGTCAATGTGATCTAAAGTTTTATATTAGAGCTCATTTAGATTGGCTAAAGttagtttaaattttgaaatttttataaatttttaagataatactgttttgataaaaagaattaggatttttcaataatattgtcTAGATCAAGTTAcaagttaattaattgaattggcTTAGTTCTTGTAACTAAGATCTGAGATTGGAGGAgaatggatgttttttttttgtttatggaaCCTTATTGAAAGTATTGCTTTAAATTCATCATAATGTAAGAAGATCTTTTTGTGTATATCAATGAAAATTCTAccgttattaaaaaaaaaatctaactccTTTTTATGTTAACCTATTAATGagtctttatcttttttttttaatttttaatttataaaattgtaaaatttaaagcTATTGAAAAAGACAAGATTTTGACTATATTTAGTATTGTattgcaatatatttttaaaaaatatttttttcatgaaaatatatcaaaataattattataatgttttttcaactaaaaaataattttaaaaaacattttaaaataaaaattatcatactcTCATAcacttatttttattgaaatagtaGGGTTTTTGTTATGTCTATGTAACTACAAGTGCAACACTTTACAAAgatgataaaatcataatattcaGATCCGGCCTGGTTCAAGGCTCGGGTTCTGGATTTTGATTGGGTCACCGGGTTGTTCaggtcaattcttttttaaaatcaaaatgatattgttttagtaaaaaaacaaaaacaaaagtcaacaggTTGCAACCGGGTCTTGCTGGGTCAACCCGCCAGGTCACACTGGGTTTTTCCTTCCCTATTATTTCTTCAACCCTGTCCAGTTTCAATCCCGGGTCGACCTGTCGGAccgggccgggtttcaaaactatgaataaaacaataatcaatTCTAGAGAGAGAAGATTGAAAGCTTTAAAGctataaaagtgtttttgtttttggatttttttttaaaatgattttgatttgaaaaaatattaaattaatattattttaatatttttatagttttaatgtgttaatatcaaaaataaaataaaatattataatatattttcaaataaaaaattatttcaaaaaatacctTCCATTGTAATCTATAATAATGAATTACGACTtgcatatgatttttattttacaatgatGAAAACTTGACAAAGCATGATGAATTAAATAACAGAAAGTCTCGTCTTtcttttaacaataataatattcaaaattGTGGGATGTCGTTTACAatagcaaataataataataataataataataataatggaatTAGAGGGAAAACCTTAGAAGTAAAAtcctttattatatataaagctaAACAATCTTAATATTTCATTATGTATTTTACACAATAAAGTTACTATTTTATCCCTGAACAACATAGCTGCTAAGagaataatttgataattttataagattcaaatgttattgttaAGTTCATGAAAGTGATTATAGTAATCTCATATTTAAACAATATAGTTAAATTACTTAATTGCTCTTGaaagttattttcatttaattattttaaaggggtattcttggttttttatatttttcttatatattagaattgataaattaaccctaaaatcatattttctaAGCTTTgcatcatgtgttttttttttttcatttcctatAGGTTTTTCTGTTATTATTAATTGAGTTAAAGGCGATTAAgtctttttctatttaaaaagttatcaaaaaaaaagttgataatgCATGCTACACAGCTGCTAGTGTGTGGAACAGCTCTGCTCTCTTTGAACGGCACTTAAACAGTCGTCCGACAAAAGAACATCAACTTCCACCACGGTATTTAAAACTACATAGGGCCCTCTTCATGTggggttgctttttttttttcctattctctctctctcctccaaattaaatttagtgatggacattaaaaaaatcaactttgtcCACTTATTTTATAACATTTCATATTTGTcacttaatattttgatttttaagtttaattcttAGCTTTTTTATCGTCAAGTTCATGAAAGTGATTATAGTAATCTCATATTTAAACAATATAGTTAAATTACTCAATTGCTCTTGaaagttattttcatttaattattttaaaggggtattcttggttttttatatttttcttatatactagaattgataaattaaccctaaaatcatattttctaAGCTTTGCATttagatgtgttttttttttcatttcctatAGGTTTTTCTGTTATTATTAGTTGAGTTAAAGACGATTAAgtctttttctatttaaaaaaaatatcaaaaaaaagttgataatgCATGCTACACAGCTGCTAGTATGTGGAACAGCTCTGCTCTCTTTGAACGGCACTTGAACCGTCATCCGACAAAAGAACATCAACTTCCACCACGATATTTAAAACTACATAGGGCCCTCTTCATGTGgggttgcctttttttttcctattctctctctctcctccaaattaaatttagtgatggacattaaaaaaatcaactttgtcCACTTATTTTATAACATTTCATATTTGTcacttaatattttgatttttaagtttaattcttAGCTTTTTTATCGTCAAGTTCATGAAAGTGATTATAGTAATCTCATATTTAAACAATATAGTTAAATTACTCAATTGCTCTTGaaagttattttcatttaattattttaaaggggtattcttggttttttatatttttcttatatagtagaattgataaattaaccctaaaatcatattttctaAGCTTTGCATTtggaggtgtttttttttccatttcctatatgtttttctgttattattAGTTGAGTTAAAGGCGATTCAgtctttttctatttaaaaaaaatatcaaaattttttttgataatgcaTGCTACACAGCTGCTAGTGTGTGGAACAGTTCTGCTCTCTTTGAACGGCACTTGAACCGTCGTCCGACAAAAGAACATCAACTTCCACCACGGTATTTAAAACTACATAGGGCCCTCTTCATGTGaggttgcctttttttttctcttattctctctctctccttcaaattgaatttagtgatggacattaaaaaaattaactttgtcCACTTATTTTATAACATTTCATATTTGtcacttaatattttaatttttaagtttaattctttgctcttttattatattttaacttatttttaatttcatcattgattttttaccttttgttctggattcttttgttaatttcatttttcttttcaattttacccttcaatttaaaatttgatgacATTTAAGTTTAGGCcctcaatgttttgatttcaaattttaattcttagccctttaatcaaattttaatttgttttcaatttcatcattggattcataattttaattttttattttttcaagcttGGTCTTCATTctcttgatctttatttttaatttggattctcttgtgaatttcttttttctttttgatttttctgtttaattcaaatttttaggCCATGCTCTTATTTTTTAGGAGTCGAATCAAGGCAAGTATCGGTCCAagtcaaatagttttttttattttataaataaagtaaGGATgacatcattttgaaaaaaaataaaggaaactaGTCAATAATTTTTCACCCGATCTTGACTAGGTTTGCCACAGGTTAACCAAGTTACAAGTCAACTTGTGTTTTTTACTGTTTTACAATGGATCAATTCTCcctaaatttcttttgaaactcGACCCACCCTAAACCTCGAGTCACCCGAGTCACGGATCAACCCATTGTTTCGCTATCTATTGGGTTATACTATTCACATGACCTCTCTCGTGAGTTTTGGTGATCTTACCTGGATTTGTTGgtgctttatttttaaattttttttgttaactatatcttttcaattttatccttatatgtTTGGATTCTTGAGGATTGGTAATTttctcaccttttttttatagtgtctaattcatgaattttttctcttctttcaaaatacaataaGAGCGCttgaacattgtttttttacattgcaaaaatttagctcctctaatgTCTaagtcatgaattttttttctcttctttaaattacattaaaagagcttaaatattattatttttatattacaaaaaatttAGCATGAATAGTTTTTCTTGATCAATTGAAGACTTATTTTAGTATTAATGTTagaaaaatccataaaataataataggaaAACAccctttttgaaagaaaaaataattccttatttacttcttttttcaatttagaaGAAGGTTGAAACTCAAAACCCTTCGAGAAGGGAAAAGTATGAAACATTTGACCTAACCAATTGGTGCCCTTATAACCAATATTATCATGCGGCTTTGTACAAGACCTTTTTTCAACCGCACTCGTCGTTGAATTTTCTAATCATGCATTTGCAACACGTCCATCATAAAATGAAAACGCctaacatacatacataataaatcaagattttataggtatatatttattaaaaaataccagattaaaaaaaaaatacgaatataaattttttcaaacatGAACACACCTTAATAAAAATGTGTTGGGTCTACTGCTAGTCAGACCCGGCCACAATTGAGCGTGGTAGTATGTCAAGCCTCGGGCGTGATAGGTTTAGTGCTAACCAGATCTAGTCATGGCTGGGCTCGACAATAACGCCAGACCCAACCACAAATGGATTTAATAGTGTATCTAGCCTAGGTATTGGTCAAATCTAAGAGATGATTGAATCTAACACGATCAAttctatatgtttttatataaaatcatagaggaattatttcttaacaaataaacttaattaaataaatctatacTCCACAAAgatcattaaatttattaaagtctTTCATGGCCAGCAATGTCACCATGTCGCTAGATAAAATGAATGGAATATAACTCATAATATCACAAAgataaaattacactttaattttttttttctataaaagaacaagattcatgagttataaatacaccatgcgatatttataatctttattttctattacataTATACTTTTAGagcatatttttttagaatattattgttttttaaaaatacttatttaaataaaaaagaaaaaaaattaaaaaagcaaattTGTTGGCCTAGCCGTAAGTGTTGTGCACATCATAGACTAGGCTTTAGTTAAATACTTGTTAAACCATTGAAACTCCCTATCCTTGAACTTTAAATAACAGCCATCATTGATGGGGTGGATCATTATGGTGATGGTGTTTTGGAGTAGTGATTTTTGTCAAAATTCTTTGTTTCGGCAAATGGGCAGGTtacttgatgttttttttataataattatgaatGTTAATATCAGTTTACACATACCTCACCTCGATTAAGTAAGTTTCCGGTAACCTTAAAGTTTATAACATTTTCAGTAACCTTAAAGTTTATAAACCTAAAATTTAACTAATTGAGTTATATCACTCAAAATTAAGTTACtcgatcttttttttaattaatgtaggtattcgggtcagctt encodes:
- the LOC133670911 gene encoding uncharacterized protein LOC133670911, whose product is MTVEDEWVQVAMTDDSLVVELLLKLNQPEPLPAPRRRRHFPPDLVKEGAVLALSVDWSVRQRRSSSKHVLMTRRKKGSDSSAHASPTTPLSFSCATSVSGGGDGFDEATTSLPSKLFATSRSKVAVTSETPTTKRSRKKKNLVELREEEGLLLKERRRLKNKLATLCVTVETERATNERLKRMKLDFLSQQRPEVLPAAVKSEDDISIQPQETKVARDSTYSMLPHNVSFPLQEDEGTKPSFLLPDLNLPVEGDSGSGVLS